tattttatcaaaatgTTAAGAAGGAAAAATTATGATTCTATGCATGTCTGTGCTAAGCATTAATAATAAGAACGATAGAAGTACCATAATATACCACACCACACACGTAAATTTAGTTTCAACAACATACAAATTGATGATGAAAATTATACCAATGGGACTAATGGTATTTTGAGATTTGTATATCACGTGCCGGATTTCCTTTTACTTCTTTCTTCTCCCTTTTAAATTTCCGGACGCTTTGTTTAGTCACAAATATGAAGGAAACCGGCCTGCCTGCCTTCGAATCATTGACCCAAGTTGAATGCTTTCAGGGATGCGTTAAGGGTCAAGGTTGAGGCAATGTCTCCAGTTTTGATGGTAGTATGGAAGCTTTTGATGTTCTAGAGTCTGAGAAAATGGAGGTGAAAAAAATGTGAGTTATGGTCTTCTTTTTTCACCTACAGATCATCCCCCCTTCTTCTCTTACTCAACTCCCTTTTAAATCCCCTCTGTAAAATCGTCTCCCACAATGAGTTTGACCTGGATAAAATATAATTACAACACTTACAAACACCAACTCAAAACACTTTAATCTTAGTATATCATAAAAATGTAACAAGATAAAAACCTCATAATAATATGCAACTTTATAAAGAGAATGAGCTTTTTGATATTTTCCAATTGATTGACTTTTAATACTAATTTAGacacttaaatattaatatagaatacaactataaaacaaaaacacgAGCTGTTACTCATTTTTCATTAATTCATGACAGAATTATAGATCAAATAGCACAATACAACAACAATGATTTCAATCCTCCcccgaaaataaataaataaacttaaagcATAACAATTTATTGAAGCGACCTTCTCTCTTGGACAAGTTCCGCTAGAGCACGCAATAATATTTTCAACCATTTCATCTTTGGCGCTCTGGGAAGAAGGGAGGCCTTTACACAAGTCCCATTCAGAATTTCACCAGCAATtcgttttattataatttttgtaattatccGATCACAATATAGAATTATGTGAAATTCCATCACTTAAAAAGCATGAATTTCACATAATATTGTCGGATTGTGATATACGGTAACCAAGAGCAATCAATATTTACAATCTCAATTCCAGCAAATATTTGCAGAATTACAGTGCACAATGCGTTAACTTCGGAAACATGAATATTCAGTCATATCTACAAAACTAGCGTGCATAGGTATTAATTCAAGGGAACTCAATACTAATGAAGGAAAGGTTGGGGTTCTGCGTCTTTAGCTCATGGATTTCTAAGAGCTGCCAACCGCTTCTCAAGCTCATCAACACCCGAACTGCAAGaaggaattaaatattattgaacaaAGAAATGATTCAATCTCCTTCGGTTTCAACGGAAGAAAACAGATAAAGGGATTGGATGATAACAAGTCAAGTATTGTTCTAAAAAAGACCCAAAACGATTGGCAGGGACACCTAATAGGGTCCAAATTAAGTACCGACTACAGAGCACAAAGTTCAAACAGGGGACATAGAACAATACCTGCCAACACCTTCAGTATTCTTTCCTGCAATCCTACCTTTAGGAGCTGATGACAACTGCAAGAAATTTACATGGAAATTAGACAGTTGCACAAAATATGATATTGACTCTCAATAAATCCCAGAATGGGGAAGGGAAGAAAACCACAAAATACCAACCTGTGAGGCAACATCAACACCAATTTCGtctaaaacctgaaataaagaaaagtcagAGGTTATAAATATAATAAGATCTTTGTTATGAGAGGTACAAATGTCAAACAATTTGACTTTGCCTATCTTCATGCCCCAGAAAGCTTGTGCAAGCCCATAGAATATCCCTtcacttatttattaatttaccccATCAGACTCACACCCGACAACCCTTATGATTCAATCCCTACACCCCATTAGCTTTCTTTTTCGAAAAGAAATGGAAGAACCCAACCTGATTTGTTAGGTCCTCAGTCTCATCTTCTGCCTCATCATCATCCAGAGCATCATCTATGGCATCTGACATCATTTCAGTCTGCAAGCATGAAACTAGACTGTTGAATCCAGGAGCATGAACTAAATGACTGAAACATGAACCCTTTTCCACATTATATtctcaaaaaggaaaaaaacaagcATGATCTTACAGTCATATCCATCTGGGCAGACTGCTTCTGAAATTCCCGAATAACCTTTGCTTGTTTTTCTGGGGCCATTTGCTGCAAGGAAATCCCAGTCAACATGGTTTAAGGACATTTTAAAGGGGAGAAAGATTGTAGGATTGTGAGTTCATGCAGATCTCCGTTGTACacaaacatgtatatatatagtgatATATGGATGAATCTTACATGAGATATCAACCAACAGTTCCCACTATAGGAAGCAAATTTCTCCCCTAAAGTAAAAGGGGAACGATTTGTAAACTAGTTACCAAGGACAAAGAGGTTTAAAATCCATATCatcatgtatataaaaataataatagatacgTTGTTACTGACATTATTCATGGCTGACATGGCCTTGGTGGCACCTTTCATGCCAACAGCAACTGAAGATTGAGCATGCATTGCCTGCAAAAAGAAACAAGCGTTGTTAGAAGCACAAAGCAACAAGGTCTCCAGTAAAGCCAAAACCTATAAGAAATAGAAGGCAAATGGAGGGAGGGATGCGAACCTGCGTATGAGTTGCAATGCCTCTCATTTGAGCTCGACTACTTTGTAACTTAGCTATCTGTTGTCTAAGCCGTACCAGCTGCCGCGCTAGAGTTTTAGTCGCTGCCTGCACAGTATATATGGGGAGAAAGAAAGGGTATAAATCAAACAGCTTTaatcattcaaaatcaatgaaCTTGACACTCAAATATCTAGGAAGACATATATGCAATCGAATTAtgaaactaaaaatacctcattTCCGGTTTTAGCAGTTTTTTTAATTTCAGCAACAAGTTTCTTTTCCTGCCATCGGGATAGATCACATCAGGTTCAACAGTAAAAAATCTCAGAAAGATCATCACTATTCATTAGTTGGCAATTCGACATACCTCTAACTGTAAAGTTCCTATTTCCTTCTCTATACCTGAGCAAAGGCATATCGAGTTTTCAGATCAAAATAAAGCTCCAACTCCAAAATAATAACTCTAAAACTAATGCAAGAATGATAACAACGGACTCCAACAGTCCACATTTAAGCAAAAACTAAACTCTTTAAATCAACTGATACAGAAACTTAATCATCAAATTAATGACTTTGTAAATGCAGACAAATTacgttttttaattattttaaggagagaaaatgataaaaaatatatatatatacctctAGTAGCATGCGCCATTTCTCTCTTACTCTCTCGAAGAGCCTctgcaaacacacacacacacacacacgcacacaataacaataattaaaacaaactaaatGTGAAACCATGATCGTTAAGCTTTGACAAGTCAAAGCGAATTGCAACCGAAGAGGGAAGAAATCGATGTAAAATTTGATTGCTCCGAAACATGAAAGTTGAAGTGAAGAAATTTCAGTTAAACAGATTTCCAGAAAGAAAAAGtgtttcaccaaaactcagaaaTTTATAGGATAAAGAAAATGGGAATTGCAAGGTCGAATGATTAGGGCACCAAAAATAAATAGGAATTAAATTACCTTTGGGATTGGGTTTTTTGCTGAAGATGTTCATTTTCCTTTTCCTGTTCTTTTTCCTGTGGATCTTTTCAGATATCTTAACAGCAATGGGTTCCAAAGTTTGAATAAGAAAAAGCAGAGAATTTTGTGTGAAGAAAGTCACCTGGAATCTTGCGGGCTAATAATTATAAACTTAATAAGGGGACCTATTTGCATATATGGAGACTTTACTTTCATGAAAATACAAAATCCCTTTggtagttttaaaattttaagatgagGTCCTCTAAGTAAAATcctgattttaaaaaattactcatgttttcatttttattttctttaatccaAAATCGTTAAAATACTGATCGCCGTTGACGTGGCGGTTAATTTGATGACATGTATTTTGAAGTTTTGGATTTTTTGACCCATAAACTTCCATGTCATTTTGGGactaaaaattaaacataaaataataataataacccatGGCAGCTTCACCAGTTCTTTCTGCTTCTCCCACCGGTGGCACCATCGAACCCTTTCTTCCATGGCAGCTTCACTGATTCTTTTTGGACTCTTGCGTTTCCATTTCCGACCAAGTTTCCTTAATTGATTTCAGCTCTCATCGAACCCTTTCCTTCCATGGCAGCTTCACCCGTACTTTCTGGTTCAGTCGCTCTTCCATTGTCGGCcaacttttctttgtttttccgtCGACAGAGTCCACCACTGTTACTCAATTGAGGTTGGGGGTTACCTCCACTGATTCTTTGGTCGATGTATGTTGAGATTGATTACAAGAAACGACACAGCAGCAACTCCGGTGGCAGCTATCGTTACTCCAATGATGGTTGCACCATTGCTTCTAGGAGGCTGACCAGTAGCAACACCATTGAAGCACCAGCAACCACACTGCCAACAGGGCCTTCAACGGTTCCAGCATAGAGGGTGCACCTGCAGCTTTACCAATGTTTCCAATGTCACCATTGATGTCGGGTGTAGCGGCAACAACGGTGGTGGTGACAGTCTTGATGTCAGCAGTAACTGTTTCTGCTTGCCTTCTATTCTTCAGCTTTTTCGCTTTTCCCCTTTCTCTACAATGGAAGAACAATGAAAGCGATGAAGCTGGAGCTTcagtttttagggttttaaagcaCCCAAAATGGTAAGTTCTGGGTTTAAAATTAGTTTTTcgtttaatttatataaattctgAAATGACATGGAtattatgtataaaaaaattaatgataaaaattaCATATCATTGATTTAAAAGCTATGTCAACAAACTATTCATGTTTTAacggttttgaattaaaaaaacaaaaataataactcaagttatcatttttaaaatcgaatgacctaataaaataataataatataataataaattgatcatttatgtaattttctcaaaaaaaatatatatttcttattacaATTTTGAATTACACATAAAGACTAAATTATTTTCATAAGATAAAATAGTTTTAACCATTCCCCTCATCTTTTAGGCTTTTTTGCTTTAACCGTTCCCTCCTTGCGTTTGACAATTTTTCCGTTTTTCttacttagggtgagtttggatgggcggtgcgtttacctgtggttagtgtaaaaacagcggtggcggtgagattagatactgtagcgatactgtagcgtgagacaaaaagtaagctaaacgcaccgcaccgcacccaatcgcccatccaaacccacactTAGTCGTAAAGATAAGCTAGGCTCTTATCTCTCTTCCTCGTTTTCCCCCAGCACCATTATAGTTAGGCTTTAAGGTTGAAGGCTTTGGCTCTCTATGGCTTTCTTCGACTGTTGTTGTATTGTTATCTCTTAATGGGATCTTCTCCCTTGTGTGAGGAATGTTTCAGCGATGGATAGGCGAAGGCCACAATCTTTCCTCGATGGTTTCATGCTAACGTCTTTGAAGTTTTTGCCAtcgtttttgtgttttttttttatcttcaataAGTTTTTGCCATCTTTGCtttaaccaaatttttttatatcacatataaagactaaattatttTCATAAGATAGGTTCATTTCTTGGCTTCCAAATGATCCATAAGGTATAGGTGATGAGTGTATGAAGTCTCCTATGTCCTGGAAGTCGAGATCATTAGATTGAAGCCATTGAAGGGACCAAGATGAAATCGAAGGGACTTGGAGGTACTTAGCTCAAAAAGGGAGGGGAGATACAAACCAAACCGCTCTAGCAAAACCACATTGCAAGAGAAGATGTTATAAAGTTTTCATACTATTCTAGCACAGTAGACAGTAATTTTCAGTTATGGCATTTCGTCATGTGAGAGAGTCTTTTGTTGGGAGACCATTGTTACAGATCTTCTAGAGGAAAATGATGAGCTTGAAAGGGAGCCCTAGATGCCACAGTTTAGCCCAAGCTTTGTTGTTGGAAATGTGTGgggaatttttgtgaaattgtgaTTACCTGAGAAATGAATAAGCACTTTTTATAGTGAAGACACCATTATGATTGCTTTTCCACACAATTTTGTCCTTACCTCATTGAAATGGAATTGGCCTATTGAAGAGTTCAGAAGCACGACCATTGCCAAGGATTTCTATGGCTTTTCATGCAGTCTAACCTTTCTTACTAAAATAAAAGCAAGTTTGAACTTGCAAGGCCATATCTTTTGTTTTGACGACGTCAAAAAGAGTTTTACTTGAATCTATGGTAATCCAACAGTCTTTTCCACTCCAAATCTGAACCATCTTTTCCTTGACTACAAATATCTTTGCCCAAGAGAATGCCTTTCCTAACCTAGAAATCAAATGGCTTGGGTTGGATACTTTCAAAAGCATGGAATTTGTAATACTTAACTCTTAAAGCCTGGAAGAGAAAACAATTTTGCTCTATCATTATTTTGCATGCAAGTTTTAGATAGGAGAGCTTCATTATTGAGTTTATACATTCGTATTCTTAAGCCTCGTTCTAAAATTGTGGCGCATAATGTAACACCTCAACCCAACCCAACCATTGGGTACGATCTATGGAATGTCATATTCGTTACTAGAGCAACTATGAAGACAATTTTGATCCATTcaataatttatacaatttattctAGATAATACATCAATATAACATGCTTTATATTCTTATCtgggtttatacgagcttacaaaagctcctATGATAACCTGAGGCCATTTAAAGACTAAAATGCAAAGCTTTCAAGTTTTATCGAATTGACATCACGACATCAACGACAAGAACTTGGCGTTGCGACTCTAATGGTGCAATGTCGCTACTTCAAAAACAGTGAGTTGGCGTCTGACCTGCCACAATTTGTAATGGCAAATTAGGTACTTTCTgacacttaatgagcttgttcTTAAGccgttttatgttattttattacattttcagtTTCAATAgtttagatttaatttcgtgCAAAATAAGCGTTTTTACGCATAATTTTGAGTTAGTTGATCTCTTAGGCCAATAGGGCCTTAAGGTAGTTTTAACGAGTTAATAAAGTGTGTAGGACACCTATTTTCAGGCCCAAAAGCATCATGAACAACGACCGAGTCGCAAAACGAGCTTCCAAGGTCACAATACAATCGAGTGAACTCTAGAAGTCAAGCTTGAAGCTGTGTGTCACAACACGCATAAGCTTGTGTTGCGGTACAGGTCTGATGGagggaaaaaattaattaagggcatttttgtccgcAGAATCCATATTTAGTGTAATTAAGGCTTGTAATTGACCTAATCGAGTAGCTAACTTTGCCTATAAATAGCAAAGCTTATGCTAAGCTAAAGAGGCAAGTTTTTAGGGTAGATTTTAGGTTTTAGTTATAGACTTAATTTTAAATTAGGATTTTAATTaggcttttattttcttttaaaaatgatcGCCCTCCTTGCTGCCCTTGCAAACGACGAGAGAGATATCAACAATTAACGACAACAATTGAATAAAATACTAAGTGCGGTGTTTGCAAGCGTGACAGGTCAGTtataatatttgtagtgttataATGGAACACCGGAATATTCCAAGGATTGAACCTAAAGGAGTCAACGATTTAGTGAATTCTATTCAATTAACATGCAAGAAAGGAATCTAGCTAGCTACTTACTAATGTCTATATTACAACAAAGCataatttaaaggttaattaagagAATTAATTACCTAAAatggaaaaagactaaattgtaaataaagcaAAATATAAAACTACCAAATACAATAATAGGGAACAGTTGGTTGATTTCCATGTTGTTAATTAACCTTTGAGTTAGGGGTCTAAATCATTAACACTCCTAAATTGGATCCATTTTACCTTTCAGGCTCAactttaccaaattagacaaattagtttggattatctctcgatctcaccggCTAACCCAAGACTAATGAATTGGTGCCCAATAAGAttacctctcggtctcacttATCTTGATATTCCCTCGgacattcaaataaatataaaaaagagcaaaagagaaaaaagaatttAGATCCTTGGATGGTGATTGAGTGCGGAAACTAAAAATCCTGTGGCAGATGTTGAACGAATTACGATTCAAAATTGAAAACacgaacaattgcaaaagaaactaaaaactgaaattaaaattaaaattgaaagtaATGAAGTTTGAACATAAAAAATCCCAAATAACAACCTCTAATCTAATAATAGAAATTAAAACTAAGAAAAAGCTCCCCTAATTAGGTCCTAAGCAATAATATTTATAGGAGTTATGTTAGATGGCTCATTTAGTCCTAATACAATTTATTAAACATAGATTATTGAAGTTGTATGGACAAAAACACCCTTGGTAGATTAAATGGCCTCGTCGCAGTGGTGTCACGAAATCCTAGTGTTTGTGTCGCGACATCACAAGCAGAATGCTCATTTCCATGTTCAAGGTTGAGTGTCGCTTCGCAACATCGCATAGCTGGTGTCACGACATCAAAGGCAGATTGCTCCTTAAGTGGTCTGGAGTTGGTGTTGCAACATCGAGGGCATTCCACTGACTCCTTGGCCTGAATTGATATCTTGCGCACTTAATCAACATGTTAGTCTTTCCTTAGGCCCAAATTGGCCGAAAAGGTCATAAAACGCTCAAAACTTCTCATTTCATTAACTAAgtactaaaatggaaaattaactAAAACAATATTAAATTGCTAGAAATCAAGCTCAATAAGTGttaaaaatgacataatttgcgacaacgaattgtggcagatcaaactcccctacacttaactcattgtttgtcctcaagcaaacaaaACGCACAtgcaaagaaataagaaataaaagtcAAATAAAAGACAACACTTGAGCATTATTCATAAAAAGTATGTAGTTAGAAACATAGCCAATAGGAAAGCTTGTTAATACGTGTAAGTTTGACTTGATATGTAACTGACTCACATTTTTTAACTTCACATAGGTTAGTTCATTAAATTATAAGGTGAACAAGTGAAAAGATCATTAAGTATATTGCTCCATTAAAATGACTACACAAGTATCACATTTATGTTAGAAGAATATAAGCATTATTATTTCACATACTTAGTCTAATTTTCATCCATAAACAGAGTCACCTAAGTCACATAAGGACTTTTTGACTTGTAACTTTCCGAGGCTTAGGGTTGGTTTGGATTTCAAGAATAAGGAACTACAAAACAGTTcaagcacgaaaatagtttggcacaacATATTGTACCCTATACATCCCCTAATATAACTTGAAGCTCACCTTATTTTATCCTCTGCTCTCACCTTCCTTTTCTCTCTTTATGTAAGATACGATATGATATTGGAAAATATAGTCAGCTTAGCGAGTTTTTGTAcaacatgtgtaacaccccttacttgtattccggctcggaacagagtatgaggtattactaagtttttaaaaaaaaatttcgacagcatttctgcttaattttgcttaaacctcctgcaaatttaaatcacaatccaatatatatatatcaaccaaactcatttataataatactcacaatttaactattaatgaacaccacattttaaatcaaaccataacatatatttacatgatgattccatatttcataggtcgtctatacatccataattttccggaacgatagtagcaaaataccccaagtgtgaaggatagtgtggatgattgtctgacttcgttccaaattttcgagttgtcggaagtcactataatcaagggaaaaataaaatcgagtaagcatatagcttagtaagtaaacacatgatagataagtaattactcacataactacaccaaaatataaacttattcatgaataacttcattgtttaggcaatttccagcaaactgtttttctgcgtcatagtcgctaatttatttttatccggagctacagggctccaaattgagtttcgtaaattttccctgaaactaaactcatataacatttcaccataaaaatttcagaatttttttcccagccaattagtacagtttattcattaaaacttcccctgtttcactgcccaacggttctgacccttcctcaaaaaaaattcacttaactctctgtacaaaattttaaaaatggtttcgcttgtttctattaaaaatagagtcaataaggaatccaggaatataaatttcacaccataattatttttgtacaatttttggtgattttccaaagttagaacaggggatcccgaaatcaatccagccctgtttcagtaaaattcagatatctccaaaaatacaactcttttgcttattctatttatttcatatgaaaatagacacattcagcttcaatttcatatattattcagcttcccattcattttccaccatttatggtgatatttcaaagttacccatctgctgttgttcaacacagtttataactaaatcgttccttttttcgtttttgatattttctcccatctcatacatggatcgatttagtatccaactcaatatttgccccataaaaatttccaccatatggaaatattcaccttccacactttttcgttgagcactcggaatgttaaccgttattggtggatctcgcacttagcaccaccacttaatcggggaatcagcacttagcaaccccttgggggaatcagcacatagcaaccccctttttgtttcagagatacggtggatatcgcacttagcaccaccaatgaactggggaatcagcacttagcaacccctcggggaatcagcacatagcaaccccctttcacatttcaaagatacggtggatatcgcacatagcaccaccaatgaatcggggaatcagcacacagcaacccctttatgtacaacatacttcggcttattccgagtgttcaacccataaatcatatattgcaaccctttaccacatttcccgatttaacaacatttttaggatatggccaaacatttattttaattccaaataaatctcaacatatatcaattaatgtcaaaataatacatcaagtcacgtgtttacttacctcggtgcaaaatatcgtaatattgcacttcactccactatcttttcttttcctcgtttgagataatcttcacgtctttcttgatctataatagcaaatttaactcatttaatgttcacattcattaaaataatccaccacccaacttttgaaaaattacaattttgcccccaaacttttgcataattacacttttgtccccaagctcggaaattaaacttcatcacttattcttaggttttatgacatggtgaacatttttcccttctatggcaacatcaaattctcactttaacatacacttatgaacaataattatttttaccgattatgcctatttacccgttttcgcttaaaatcgcttagcaaaagttgtttaacataatttatagcttcatattccaccataaaacagcaaaataaacacatttcacctatgggtatttttccaaatatgagccctaacacgaattattgctagaataagctaaaccgagttacgaggattccaaaaatgcgaagaacattaaaaacggggctaggatgcacttactatgagcttgagaaagcaaagaaaccttagctatggcttccttcaaatttcggcagcaactaatgaggaagatgatgatttttgtcatctttttcccattttatttttttattaccaaatgactaatatgcccccacttaaaaaaaatctatttctctcatttcttatgtctatttttgtccatcaactaactaatggtctaattaccacataaagacctccaatttaaaatttcatatcaattagatacttctacatatagaactcaacttttgcactatttacaatttagtcctgttgactaaattgagtgcccaaacgtcgaaattttcgaacgaaatttttacgaaaattttccgtgaaattgtagaccataaaatataataataaccatattttccctcgtcggatttgtggtcccgaaaccactattccgactaggcccaaaatcgggctgttacaactctccccccttaaggattttgtccccgaaaatcttaccggaaaagagatttgggtactgtttcctcataatttcctccggttcccacgtagcttcctccatcccatgtttttgccacagtacttttactaaggatacacttttattccttaactgcttgacttcccgagccaaaatctttattggttcttcctcataagtcATATTTGGTCTGACCTCAATCTCTGTAGGGGAAACTATATGTGAAAGATCCGAACGGtaacgtcgcaacatcgacacatgaaacacattatgtatcttttccaactccggtggtaaagctaaccgatatgctacagggccaactctctcggtaacttcatatggtccaataaatcgtggacttagtttgcctttacgaccaaatctcagaatcttcttccatggagacaccttcaagaacaccttatcacctacttgaaactcaatttcttttctctttaaatccgcatacgacttttgccgatctgaggcagcctttaaacagtcacgaattattttcaccttttcttcagtttctttcaccaagtcgactccatgaatccggttctcaccgagctcagtccaatataaaggagttctacacttacgcccatataatgcttcatacggtgccattcgtatacttgactgatagctattgttataagcaaattcaaccaatggtagatatttctcccaactgcctttcaattctaaaatacaacaccggagcatatcttcaagaatttgaatcactctttccgattgcccgtcagtttgcggatgaaacgcagtactgaaattcaattttgtacccaaggcttcctgcaactttatccaaaacctcgaagtaaatctcggatctctatccgatataatagatttaggcaccccatgtaatctcactatttcagcaacatataattctgccaacctgtcaagtgagtaatcaatgcgtatcggaataaaatgagctgactttgtcaatctatcaacaattacccaaatagcatctttcttctttg
The Gossypium hirsutum isolate 1008001.06 chromosome A07, Gossypium_hirsutum_v2.1, whole genome shotgun sequence genome window above contains:
- the LOC107952890 gene encoding vacuolar protein sorting-associated protein 2 homolog 3 isoform X1 — translated: MNIFSKKPNPKEALRESKREMAHATRGIEKEIGTLQLEEKKLVAEIKKTAKTGNEAATKTLARQLVRLRQQIAKLQSSRAQMRGIATHTQAMHAQSSVAVGMKGATKAMSAMNNQMAPEKQAKVIREFQKQSAQMDMTTEMMSDAIDDALDDDEAEDETEDLTNQVLDEIGVDVASQLSSAPKGRIAGKNTEGVGSSGVDELEKRLAALRNP
- the LOC107952890 gene encoding vacuolar protein sorting-associated protein 2 homolog 3 isoform X2, which gives rise to MNIFSKKPNPKGIEKEIGTLQLEEKKLVAEIKKTAKTGNEAATKTLARQLVRLRQQIAKLQSSRAQMRGIATHTQAMHAQSSVAVGMKGATKAMSAMNNQMAPEKQAKVIREFQKQSAQMDMTTEMMSDAIDDALDDDEAEDETEDLTNQVLDEIGVDVASQLSSAPKGRIAGKNTEGVGSSGVDELEKRLAALRNP